The Cervus canadensis isolate Bull #8, Minnesota chromosome 24, ASM1932006v1, whole genome shotgun sequence nucleotide sequence GTATGAGTCAGGCTGAGTCAGCAAGGGCAGGTCAGGGATGCTTAGGGCCTGGGTTTGCCTTGGAGGGCTTCCTCCTCCCCTGTGTACCTGGGCTGGCATGATTGGAGAGTGAAGAGCCTGGGATGGTAGAGGAGGAGGGTGACTGGCTCCATGGTGGGGCAGAAAGTGTCCTGTTACTTAGAACAAGAAAGACCTGGGATTTAGTCCTGGCCTGGAGTTCAGCTTCTCAGCTGGGAGAACTTGGGCAAATGACTTCCCTTCTCTGAGTCCGTTTcttatgtgtgtgtctgcatgcgtgtgcatgtgttttATGGGGAGTTAGGGAGGAAATAATTTCCAAGTATTAAGTGAGAGGTGACATTAAGTGCCTAGCACACAGCGAAGGTCTGTAAATGCTCGGAGCCAACCTACCTGGCCTAGGAGAGGCTTCCAGGACAGAGCCCCCAGGCAGTGTGGGCCTTTGCTTCTCCAGAGCATCGCCATATCAGGCATCCCAGAACAGTCCCCCTTCTCCCCCCAGTGCCTTCCCCGAGGAACTCCATAAGGGGAgaggtggaggaggggcaggcGTTTTATCCCAGGAACATTCCATTCCAGCTGCTCAGACCAGTGGGGATCCCAGCCAAGGACAGAGGCCCAAGGGAGCTCACCCCAGGAGCCCCCACCCCTTCCAGGGCGGGAGCCAGTGGAGCCCTTTTCCAAAATATTGCCCTTGTGCCTTCTCTCCACAATGGCCTCTCTTAAGGAGGTAGATGCTGAAGGGtttgggtggggctgggtggctgtgtgtgagagagagaggtaaTGAAAGCTCTTGAAATTATTCTTTCCAgctcctcccagctcctcagAGCCTCAACTCAGGATCTGACTTCTGGATTCTGCTCCTTTGCCCGGGCACCTCCTTCAGGAAGACTTCTCTAATCGACCCTGCACAACCGCAGCACCCTCCTCACCTCAAAGGAGCCCCTCACTTGACAGTGGCAAGGGGCTGGGTTCTGGGGAAGTTGCCTCTAATAGGAATTTATATATTCCCGCATTTGACTCTGGCTTACATGGTACAACTGGGGATGTTACAAGTCCTTTGAGATGCAATCAGATTAACAGAGCAGCAAACCTTTCCACCGAGAAAAGGATTTCTCTTTAAAGATATCGTTACTGTTCTTAAGCAAGTCTCAGCGCAGCTAGGGTCCCCATTTTGGTAGATGCCGTTGCTGCTCAGTTGAACAGTGGTAGGAGGGCTGTTTGAGGGGAAACATTGCTCTGAACAATCCCCCAGTTTCCCTCGCCCACCATCCCTGCCCTGTGTGGGTGCCTGCCTGCAGCCCCTCAGAAAGATAATGGGCTGCTGGCTCCCAGGGGACACACCTCTTTCTCAGGAAGAGGGGTTGAccacataaaaataataagttttaaatgaaagattaaaTTGATTCAAATTAACTTGATTCAAATATCTTGATGGTAGACGGAAGGGGGCCACATGGACTCACACCTAACCCAGAACTTGTAGAATTCCACAAAATGATCGCATATGGAGTCAGTTCCCTGTTGTGTACATTCAGGAAGAATAAACCTCAGTGAATGTGAGACAAGCATGCGTGGTTTTGAGGTTTACTCTGTGAGTGCCCGCACCACCTTTCCTTTCTGCGTGCCTGTCAGGGCTCTTTAAGTGGGCAGTTCCTTGAGCAGCTTCTGTTTAGTTTCGTTTGGCAGTCTGGGCCTGTTGACAGATTTGCAGACTGACTTCTCCCTTGACTTGACTCCCAGCTGAAcctctccaggaagtcttcctcaATGAAGGATGTGATGAGGAAGCTCAGGGATGGGATGCCCGCATGGGACAAAGGGATGCGAGTGTGATGACATGGCAGCAGGGTGATCTGTGGGGAACTGCGTGTGACTGTGCTGGTGAATGGATGGACCCATGGACCGTGGGGATGGACCCCACAGTCAGGGTCCCATTGGAGACGGGGCACACTCAAACTCGGGAGAGATTTAAAAAGGGActatttctgggacttccctggtggtcctgtggctaagactccgagcacCCAATGCCggggacccaggttctatccctggtgggggaactagatccccacatgctgcatctgagagttcacatgccacaactaaagatcctgctgcaatgaagatcgaagGTCCTGGGATCTGCGACTAAGACCCAgatcagccaaataaatagaattttttttttaagagactatTTCCAAAGCTGCGGGCTAGGCTTAAGAGACTAACAAGGTACTGCAATTATCTGTGGGGCTAGCAACAGACAGAAGCCTTTACAACCCCTGGGCCTGAAGGCGtaaagaggggagggggaggcaagGCCTTCGGGACCTGGAGAGTGAGCTGTGTGGAGAGGGATCCTGACAGGAGCAGGGGCCTTTGTCTGAGCAATGTAGGCAACCACTGAGACCTGATGGGAAGGGAGCAGGGAAAGAaacaccccattctcctcctccctccagtaCCTCCTGCTGGGGACTCTCATTGGCTGAACCCAACAGAGAGGCAGGGAACAAGGGAGCCATTGATGCACAGTTCATAGAGGTCAGCCTCCCAGGGGCACAGAGCATGAAGGAGGGCAGAGAGTGGGACTGGAAGGGCCAACACGTCCAGCAGCTGCCTGGGGGCCTATCTTTCATTCCCCAAAGTTCACAACAAGGCAGTTCCCGCTCTGGAGCTCCCCTACCCACTGCACGTCTTGGGGGGAAATGGACTGTTGCttggagaggggaaggggcaTGGGTCTTTTCTTCCCTCAGTCTTCCCCTTCTCTGGCTCTTAGTTCTTGATTCTTTCCTGTCCTGGCATCTTAGATGGCTACAGGGATTGTCCACCAGAGAACAATGCCAGCCACTGAGTCAGTGTTTTTCTCACACCCGGAAACACTACACCTCCCCCAAACACACCCACAGTCATGCCCCTGTGGGGCATGGCCTCTGACACTGTCACCACAAGCCATATCTGGTGTTACGGTTGCATCAAGAAAAGGTACAAGCGGGCACAACTGCTACACTCTGCCATCATTGTCAAACAGCCAAGTCACAGGAATGCAAGCTTTTTTTCTGTCACATGCCAAACGTGCCATGTCACATGTATGTATAGGAGACATACTGTCATGCCCAACCCCGTGAAACCAGAGGGTAGGGGCAGGATGGTGCAGGGGTTAACAGCAATGGCCCACACACCTGTCTGGcatcagttttcttgtctgtaaaatggaaatacttGTTCTCCCTTCGTGGAGTTGTTGTCAGGGTGCATTGGGATGCTGTGACTGGGGAGACCTCAGCGTGGCGCCCAGTCTGGGGGAGAGCTCTCCAGAAGTGGTAGCTGTTAGCGGGAAACTCCCGTCTCCCACTTCTCTTGGGGAGCACACAGACCTGCACAGGGTGAGCCGGGCAGCCTCAGGTGCACGTGCCCTTCCCCAGACACGCCTGCCAGGAGCACGTGACGAGTCCCCTCCACCCGGAAGGCTCTTTCCCCAGACATCCGCATGGTTTGCTCCCCATTGTCTTTGTTCAATCAGATTGTTGCCCTTTCAAGGAGGCACACCCTTTTTAAAATTGCACACCTCAGCACTTCCAATCCCTTACCCAGCTATGTATATTCTTAGGCATCGCTGACCTTCTAAGACTATAtaatttagtttattttctatctttcccATTCGAATGTGATCTTCACAAGGGTAGGGATGTTGGTCTTTGTTTACTGTTGTGTCTCCACCCCCTGGAGGGGTAGCCAGCACACGTGGGTGGAAtccagtgcacacacacatgtgctatGGATTTCTGGCTCTCTCCCCTCTGAAACAAGCACATGCAGGTGaatcccactccccaccccaagaAGTTAAGCCTCTGGGCTTACACTGTGAGCTTCCCCCTCACACCCCAAAGCAGGAGCTGGGACAAATTTAGTAACTCCTATCCTAGGACCCTAGTTgggtgggcagggccagggtAGGGTGGGAGGCTGCTTTTAGTCACCAAGCAAAGACAGCCTTTCCACTCATCCTTCTAGCCATTCATTCTGAGCCCAGCAGGGACGCACCGAGCAGGTGAGATGACTGGACTCAACCAGGTGACCTGGGGCCTCCTCTGCGGCCTTGTTTTCTCCACTCTGACTGGAACCATAAAAGCCAGCACTTCAGAGGCCACTAATGAGCCTCAATATGTTAAGAACATTGCACTCCCTGGATCAAAGAGGCTGGGTAAACAGTAGGCAGCGTCCAGGCCTGTGACTGGCTGATGCCCTGAGGGAACACCTCCCTAAGAGCTTGTGGCTGGTGGCAGGCACTCCCAGGCAGCCAGGCATGTCCCAACTGGGTTTGGAAAGGAGAGTCCTTGCCCCTCTAGGGGACTTGCTTAGAGCAAGGCATCCCCACACCAGCACTTGGGGATATGAGAGGGAggagacagcaaggaggtcaaatcagtcaattctaaaggaaatcagccctgaatattcattagaaggactgatgctgaatctacaatattttggctacttgatgcaaagacccgacttattggaaaagaccctgatgatgggaaagattgagggcaggagaaggggacggcagaggatgagatggtgggatggcatcattgactcagtggacatgagtttgtgcaaactctgggagacagtggactgggaagcctggtgtgtttcaatgaggttgcaaagagtcggacatgacttagcgactgaacgacaactcCCAGTGGGGAGGCCAAACCTGGGCTCTGGCTTTAGAGGTGCCAGAAGCACCCCCTAGCCCCAGCTGCCACATCTAGAGGGAGGGTCTCCAGTCCAGATTCCCCCTCCTTGTTCACCTGCTTCCTGGGGAGGGTTGGGGAAGGTTGAGCAGAGATGGAGTCAAGCAGCCCTGAGCATTGGAGTATGAGGCCAGGTTCAGGGTCATCAGGACTCCAGGTAGGAAATACTGAAATATCTGCTTTTTAGCAAGAGATTTGCTGAAGTGATGTGCAGGGGCAAGTCACAGGTGTAGACAGAGGCTTGTAGTACAACCGCCaagctggggaaggaggggcaTTCCCTAACCACCGCCCAGGACTCAGACCCCATCCCCCAAAGTCCCCTCCCACAATACAAGCCTGACTCAGGCTGTGCGAGAGGCAGTCTCGGACCCCACAGCCATGAAAGGTCCTTCTCCTAGGAGAAAGCATGGTGCTAGGCTGAGTGTGGACAATCTTTATTGGCAGGTGTTAAAAGTGCAAAATAGTAAcaaatccagagggatgggaagggaggtggggtaTACCTCTCTTTTTCCTTGTGAGGACCCTGTAACCAGGCCAGTAGGGTGGGATCACTTGACTGTGGCTACATTGGACCCAGCACCTTCTAGAAAACAAGCTCCCAGGCAGGAGGGCTCCTCACCGCgtgggggaagggagaagcaCCCCGACAGGAGCATGGCTTGTGTTCCACCCCAGGCTGCTTGGTTCCTGCCCACGGCGCACCTAGACAGCTTGGGGTAGGGGTGTTAGGGGGCTGCGCTAAACTTATCCCTCTGCAAACCTAGGCATCTGCCTCAGCTTCCCTCCTCCTAGTTAGTGGTTCAGCCCAACTCAAAGTGAGTGATTCCCATATCATAACAATATTTTAGCCATTGCATGGGCTGCAGGCTCTTAGAGGCTGCTGGTTTCACTGAGGGCTGGCCCTAGCCAGAAAGACCCTTTCTAGGCCACAGACATCAGCCTGAGATGATGGGCCTTGAGGCTACCATCCCAAACATTCTTTGTCTCTTCCTAAAGGCAGTTGACCCTCAAGATGAATTACCCCGGCACCCACAATTATGCTGCTCCAAAAGGGTGGTGCAAATAACCAACAAGTCCATTTACGGAGAACCCCGGCTTGGCCTTCAGTCCACAGGGGCCCTCCCTCGGGGGGAGAAATCTGGTCTGTTCAGTCTGAGGCCCGACCCTGCAGCAGTGCTGGGCCCCCTAGCCCCGGCTGCCTGTCTCTGGCGGGGTCCTCCCCGCCCTCCTGGAGGCCCCACTCCATCCGGGGCGGCTGAGTCCTTGCCGGCCAGGGTCCGAGTCAGTTACAGGGCAGCCAGGTGGGATAGGAGGCGTGGGCCCGGGCCAGCAGAGGCTGCACGGGGGTCACGTAGTAACTGATGGTGGTGGCGGGCACCACCCCGTCGGGGATCGCGGGGCAGCGCCAGGCCAGGGCGGCCGCGGCCGCCGGGCCCTGCTCGGCCAGCGCCTGGAGCGCCAGCGCGGCGATGAGGTCCAGCGTCTGGCGGCGCTCGTGGTTCATGAGGCACACGGTGCTCTCGTTGACCACCCGGTGCAGCGTCACCAGGCAGGCGTAGCGGCGCGCCGCGTCGGCCCCGCTGAAGTGGGCCTCGAGGTAGCGCTCCAGCGTGCGCCGCTGCTCCGCCAGGTCGGGGAAGTCGATGAAGAAGCGGGAACACATGTAGCGCTGCAGGGCGCCCACGTCGGTGCTGGGCCGCGGCCGGAAGCCCCGCACCAGCAGGTGGCAGTACTTGAGGAGGCCGCCCCCGCGGATCTCTTCCGGGCTGCGCGTGGCGATGACGCGGTGCCGCAGGTGGTCCAGGGCCTCGGCGAAGTCCCCGTACAGGCTCTCGCCGGTCACCGACGGGTGGAAGGCCTCCGACATGGGCGTGGGCGAGCACTGGCCGAAGAGCAGCAGGGAGTCCAGGAGGATCTGGAACGAGTCGACGCTGAACTCGAACTGGCGCCTGACCGAGTCCACGAACTTGAGCTCCACGTTCTTGCCGCTCTTGTTGGACAGCGAGATGAGGCTCCAGCGGTCTGCGTCGGTGCACACTTTCACCAGCTTCTGCACGTAAGCCTCCTTGAGGGTCAACGGCGTGATCTTGGCCCGGCTCACGCCGGCCGGCAGGAAGTCCAGCAAGCAGGCCAGCACCACCTCCTTGGTCAGCTGGAAGGACGCCTCGCTTCGCAGGTCCACGCGGAACACCAGATCCAGGTCCTTATAACCCAGGCCGCTTTCGGGGTGCAGCACGTGGCTGGCGGCCGAGCCGTGCAGCCGCACACCGTGCACCCGCAGCCCCTGCTCCTCCAGGCTGCTGCGGACGACCTGCAGGGGGGCCGGCGGGAGGGAGAATTGTCAGCGACCTGGGTTCTGGGGGGGTCCGCTATGGGTTTCCATGCAATAACCACAGTGACATCAATCACTGTTGACCACTTACCAGCTGGTTTGCCTTTGGAAAGTCATTTCATTCTCTAAACCTGTATTTCCTAATCTGGAGAGTGGCCCCTTTGGAGGAATGACTCAGAACAGCAATAATGATAACACATAGGTGCATGGAATTTACTAAATGCCAGGTCTTGATCTAGGCACTTTATGCATTAGGATACAAACTCACACAATTCTTACAGTAACTCTATTTGGAAGGTACTCTAACTCCCACCCTACAGATGGGGAACTGGAAGGACAGGGGGGCCacgtaatttgcccaaagtcacacagtcggTGAATGCAGAGCTGGGAATTAAACTCTAGTTCATGTCTCAACCACTACGCTATTCCACCTCTCTAAAACTGCAAGTAAAGCAGTTTTGTGCCAGGCCTGATGCAAACTGCTCAAATGTGTTGGGAATGTAATTGGCAGTTCACATACATTACTTCCCTTACCCTCATAATAATCccaatttttatgtattattatccCAATTTACAGGTGGGGGACCTGAGGCACAGAAAAATCATGTCCAAAGTCATAGAGTAGTCAGGCTGAGACCAGAACCCAGGTCAGTTGAATTCTCAAGTCCATGCACGCTCTTTTGATTATGACACACTCGTTTATCTTTACAAGGACCCAGCAAAGCAAATATTAGactcatttttacagatgaagaaactgaggcttctaGTAGTAGAACACTTAAGGTTCAGAGGAGAGGCCATTCAGAAATGGCAGGGCTGGAAGTTAAAACCCAGACTCTTTCTGCTCTTGGGCAGGGGGGTGGGTCAAAATCTCAGGAAGCCTTCTGAGCCAGAAAGgaaagtgcagttgctcagtcatgtccaactctttgcaaccccatggactgtagcctaccaggctcctccgtccatgggattttcccaggcaagggtactggagtgggttgccatttccttctccaggggatcttcccaacccagggatcgaacctgggtctcccacattgtaggcagatgctttacggtctgagccaccagggaagtgagcTAAGTGGAAAGAATGTAGCAGACCCCATCCGCTGACACAGGAACGTGACAGGGAAACCTGTGTCATCTTGAATCTGTTCCTCCAGCAGAGGCGTCTCCCTGGGCCTAGCaccagggaggggagaagagaggagCTGGGATCCGACATTGTTTTCTCAGTAGCCCAGAGTACTTCACACACAGAAAGTGACCAGGCAGCATTCCTACCCTGAGCGATTCTGCAACCCCGCCTTGCTGCCAAGTCAGCTTCAGGCCCGGCTGCTCTGCTGGCCTCCCAGGGAATTACTGCAAAGAATGCACCTAAGTGCTGAGGAGGCAAGCTGCAGTGGGGCAATCTGAGGCGGGCGGCTCCCTCCaagaagcttcctggaggaggcccCTGACTAGGGGAAGGTATTATCCTGGCCATCAGGAACCTGGGGGGCCAGGCATTGGGCCTTCTCACCAGAACCTATGAGGGGTTAGATCTTTAACATCTCCAggttatagatggggaaactgaggagtGAATTACCTACACAGGATCACCCAGGGGTGatatagtcactaagtcgtgtctgactcttgtgacctcatagactgtaacctgtcaggcacctctgtccttgggattttcaggcaagaatgctggagtgggttgccatcaccCAGAGGGGCCTTCAGATTCACTTATGGCTGACTTCCAATCCTATCTGCTTTCTACCGCATTACTAATCCAGGGTTTGGAAGGAGCAGAGACCAGAAACTAGGGCTCTAATCTGCTCTCCATTTCAGAGTTTCAAAGTGAGAGCAACCCTCCAGTAACTGAAGCCCAGGGCCAGAGTAGCTAGGGAGCAGGAAGGTGGGGCTGGCAGAAGCCTTGACCAGGCAGATAGGGGAGGCTGGAGTAAGGGACCAGCCTGTGGGACTATTTTCCCGCACTCTGGCAGCTGTGCCCATGTAGGCCAAGGGGAGGACCGGGCCAGAGACCTTGTCCCAAGGATCCTGGCAGAGCTGCAGCActggccagccccctccccaagtCCCATTAGAGCTGACTGAGCCTTACTCAGTGCCAGCTCCTGCTCCAGGCTGCTGCCCACCCCAGGGCATGGCATCTGGCCTGGTGAGTAGGTAGGAGTACCCTTGTTAAAACTCCTGCGTCAGGCCATGGGGTTGGCTGTGTCAGCCAGCCAGCGGCTGTTGTCTGGTTCCCAGGTGTGACTGCAGCCAACTTGGCAGGCAGTCCCAGATACTGCCACACCCAAGGACTGCAGGGCAGCTTGGAGCCTCCTGAATCAGACTTTCCAGCCACGGACGGGGCAATGGCTGCACCCTCCTTGCCCTCGTGCCAAGGCCCTCCCCCAAACCACTCTGCTCCCAGACTGCTGCTGAGACCTGCAGTGAGACCATAGGTGCTTTCAGCCAGCAGGCTTACAAAACTTGAGTCTGGAGCCACCTAAGGCAGGCCCTTTGGCTGCAGCTGGAGAGATCAGAGACTAATTCAATCCTCTAAATCTAGAGAGGGCAGAGGACTTGTTTAGGGTCACACAGTCAATAAGTGGCTGAACTTAAGTCAGTTCTCCCAGAACTGtttgtgggtggggtgggggtgggggcctccTACAGGAGAGTAGTTTCCTCTAGCCCAGGTACAAGCAGGAATCGTATCTCTAAATGCCCAGATTACTGCTGTAGGCAAGGCTTGGGgggggggcagagagggagaaagtTTCCAATTCTTGAACCATGGGACAACTCAGCACAGGTGAGAAGCCCAAGGTCAACAAACCAGCATCTcccaccacatacacacaaacagtaCCCCCTGCCcgaccacccccctccccccaccatacatatacacacacacatcccaatAGCTTGTGAAGCTGCCAGCTACAAATTCCTGCCAGAAGATGGACTTTCTTCCCTGTGGAGGCATTTGTACCGGCCAGGTAAAGGACCCTTTGGATTCTGGAAGCAGAAGGGGCAACGGAGAGCAGTTCAACCCATCCCCATTGAACAGATAgggacactgggcttcccaggggcactactggtgaagaacccacctgccaatgcaggagatgtaagagacgcaggtttgatccctgggttgggaagattccccaggaagagggcatggcaacccactccagtattcttgtttggagaatcccatggacagaggagcttggtgggctacatagGGTTCCACAGAGTCAGACTTTGTCTCCAAGTCTCTAAGTCCAAGTCTCTAAGTCCTCCTCCCCCCCACAGCCGGCAGCTCTCTGTTCTGTATATTTCTGACCCTAGTCTAGGAGACATTGTACTATTATCACATTGTAGAGTCAGCTCCTATTGACCTGCAGCCTTCCCCACCTGGATGAGAGTAGCTGGAAAGCCAGGGGGCTGGGTCTCAGTCACATCTGTACCCCTGCTGTCCTTAACAGGGCTTGGCACAGAGAACATACCAGTAAAGGCAGTTTGGACCATGCTGACAGGGGCAGGGACTTCCCCTTAGGCCACCCCATGGTCCCTGCAGAGGAGAACTGCCACACTAGGTTCATGCCTGAGATAATAGTCCTGGGGATACGGCATTTGGGGCCCCAAATTTGACCTGACTGTCAAGGAGGAGAAAAACCTCAACTGGTTCCTAATTGCCCCATGACAGCAGGGCAGCCCAGGAATGCCTCGCCACTGATGACTCAACCCTAGGGaatctgcccccaccccctcccattccttgagagggagggagaggtaaTCCCCCAGCAAGCAACCTTCCCCCTCTGTGGAAGCTAAGACAGAAGAGCCAGGGATGGGGGGTGGTCTGCTTTACCTGCCTTGTATGTCTACTTCCCCATCTGGTGCCAGGAATATGCAGGAATTGCAGCTAGATTTTCTGGTTTCTTCTAACTGCTAAGACCTACAAATTGAGTCTTGGGAACTTGGGAAGTCTTGGGAAGAAATGGGAAAGCCTTGAACTTGCAGTAACCAGCTCCTGGGAAGACCAAAGATTCTCTGGGTCTTTGGA carries:
- the TENT5B gene encoding terminal nucleotidyltransferase 5B — protein: MMPSESGTEGRDRAAAQVGTAAAAAVAKAAPAGGGPDPEASSASLGQHLSGLSWPQVKRLDALLSEPIPIHGRGNFPTLSVQPREIVQVVRSSLEEQGLRVHGVRLHGSAASHVLHPESGLGYKDLDLVFRVDLRSEASFQLTKEVVLACLLDFLPAGVSRAKITPLTLKEAYVQKLVKVCTDADRWSLISLSNKSGKNVELKFVDSVRRQFEFSVDSFQILLDSLLLFGQCSPTPMSEAFHPSVTGESLYGDFAEALDHLRHRVIATRSPEEIRGGGLLKYCHLLVRGFRPRPSTDVGALQRYMCSRFFIDFPDLAEQRRTLERYLEAHFSGADAARRYACLVTLHRVVNESTVCLMNHERRQTLDLIAALALQALAEQGPAAAAALAWRCPAIPDGVVPATTISYYVTPVQPLLARAHASYPTWLPCN